The uncultured Bacteroides sp. genome includes the window AGTAAGTAGTATACAAAGCATGAACATCCTGATCGTAAACAAAGTGATTATATAAATTCTCATCGAATACGGCCGACGCTTCGGATGTGCCCGAGTAAGTTTCTACCGGACTTTTTTCTTTAGAGAAGTCGCCTTTATACCCGGCTTCAAACTTATTCTGATTGCCGAATTCATTCACATAATCGACCTGCAATTCCCATTTCTTGCGATTAACATTGTTGTTTTGACGCTGAAAAGAAGACGTTTCATGACCATCGGCAAAAGTCGAAGTCTGGTTAAAAAAGCTCTTCGGATTCCGCGTCATAATGTTATAAGAAGCCGTTACATCCAAATTACTCTTTTCGCTGAAATCTCTTTTATAGTTAAGTTCTATATCACCAATATTAATGTCATTATTCTCTTCCGAAACACGCAGGCTATTGACATACGATTGCGGAATATTGCCACTATAATTCAGCCAGTCGGTTTCCTTGCCACTGCCTATCATGCCAAAACCATTCACTCCGAATTGGTCTTTTTTAGTCATGTGATAGGTTGCACCTGCACGGGCATAATACGGCCCGCCATAATTCTCATCACTGCGCAACTGGTTCAGATAAGAACTTGTGCTGCCGTCTTCCGCCAGATTTGTCCGGTCAGTATATCCGCTGCCGTCTCTTTTTCTGTATCGACGGCCCAGATTGGCAAAAGTTTCCCACTTACCACTACTGTAATTGATATTGGCACTGGCATTGTATCCGCCTTTCGTATCGACTCCCGCCTGCACACTTCCGTAGTAACCCGCTTTGCGGTTTTCTTTCAGCACAATATTAATAATACCCGCTGTCCCTTCCGGATTGTATTTAGCCGACGGATTGGTGATAACCTCCACCCGTTCGATAGATTCCGCAGGAAGTTGCTCCAATATCTGTGCTCTGTTTTCGGCCGAGAGTCCCGATTCCTTTCCATTGATCCAAACCGTTACGCTGGTATTTCCACGCAACGATACTTCTCCTTCGGGATCGACCTCTACAGAAGGAATGTTGCTCAACACATCGCTGGCCGAACCTCCGGTGGTAGCCAGACTCTGATCTACATTGAATACCTTGCGGTCTATTTCAAACTTCATCTGCGAGCGTTGCCCCACCACCTGAACTTCACCCAGCATCTGAGTGTCTTCTTTCAATAAAATATTTTTCAGGTTTATATTCTTCTGGCTTGCTCCGATGGTTATTTGCTTCTCAAAAGGGGTGTATCCCACTACGGTTATACCTATAATATAAGCTCCGTTATTTACTCCGTCCATCTGGAAAGAGCCGGTTTCATTGGTTACCGTACCTTTAATAAACTCTTTACTACCGGTTTTTCGAAGACTTACATTTGCAAACTCAAGCGGTTGTTTACTACCCGCATCAATCACTTTCCCTACAATTTGTCCTCCTTTGGCCGATTCGGCAGAAACGGTGAAGACAGATAATACAAATAAAAAAAGAACTACTATTCGTCTCATACAATTCATTAGTCTAGATTTTTAAAAGCCTGCTTTGTTTCATTGTTCATTATCTAACCAGGCAAACGACTCTACTATTTACATTTTAAGTTAGATGAGAAAAGAGGAAGAGAAGTTTAATGCGGAACCGCCGTTTTAACAAAGAATTAAAGCTTCAACACATATTCTAACGATCTGCCTTTTCATCTTTTTACCCTGTGTCCCTGAACAAATTTGGGCGAAAACGACCAGTGAATGACAAGTGCAGTCGTTAATATGAGCAAACCGGATGCGGCTACTCCCTCCCAAGCAAAATATTGCCAGGCCTTCCCGGCTATGAAGGTTCCCAGCGCACCGCCTATAAAATAAGTAGTCATAAAAACCGTATTTACACGATTGGTTGCTTCAGGACAGAGAGAGTAGATTATCACCTGATTGGATATCTGCACACATTGCATGCCCATATCGAGCAACACAATACCTATAATTAAACCAATGTACGAATACCCGCCCACCCAGCAGATCAACCAGCCGCTAAACATCAGCAACAATCCGGCGGAAATGATATTGTTTTCTCCCAACTTGTGAGAAAAACGCCCTGCCACCGAAGCAATAAGCGCCCCGCCGATGCCCAGTAATCCCAACGTTCCGGCAATATCACTTCCCGCATAGAAAGGAGCCCGTTCGAGATGAAAAACCAGCGTAGTCCAGAAAGCGAGAAAAGCACTAAACGCCAAGGCTCCCCTGATAGCCGACAGTCTCAACACCGGTTGCGTGCGTGCATAAAACACGATCGATTTCATTAATCCGACATACGTGCCTTTAAAGGTAGGCTTTATATCGGGTAGTTTCCAAACCACCAGAAGTCCGTATCCCACCATGAGTACCACAACGATGTAATACATTTCTCTCCAGCCCCAGTATTGCCCCACCAGTCCGCTGATGACGCGGGAAGCGAGAATACCCGTAAGCAATCCGCTCATAACAATACCAATATTCTTTCCTTTTGTTTCGGGGGTAGATAGTTGCGCCGCAATAGGCACAAACATCTGCGGCACCACAGAGCAGATGCCTATAAACAAACTGGCGAACAAGGCAATTCCGATAGTAGGACTAACCGCAATGCCCAGCAAAGCCAATACCAGCAACAAAAAATCGAACGCCAATACGGGGCGTCTTTTAAACTTATCGCCCAAAGGTACAATAAACAGCAATCCCACTGCATAGCCCACCTGTGTAAACATAGAGATGAGGTTCGCTTTTGATTCACTAATATTAAACTCACGCCCCATCATGCCCAATAAAGGCTGGTTATAGTAAAGATTAGCCACGACGAGTCCCGCACCAATCGTCATGAGCCAAAGAATGGAACTTGGAAGTCCCTCGCCCTCGCGCAATGTATATTTCATAAATTTGGTAGATTGTTTTTCCATCATCGGGTTTTGCCCGACATATTTCATCTACAAAGGTGCACCAAATAACCCGAAAAATAAAATAGGGCGTTTTACTTTTCATATTCTTTAATTAAAAGGCAGCATCTACACACGATAAACTAACAAAGCGCCATCGGCGGCAAAAGATTAATTAATAATAAAGAATACAAAAAACAGAGGGGCCCTAAACCTTTATTCGACCGGAAGCGTTACATTTGCTAAAGATCTCAAACAGAAAAGATGAAAAAGTATCTGTTATTACTGTTAATGCCGCTGTATATCGGGGTTTCTTCGGGAATTACCCTGAACTACCACTACTGCATGGGCAAACTGGCCGAGGTTAGTTTGTGGCGAGATGCCGCCTGCCCTGTATGTGGAATGAAGCATGCTGCGCATAAATGCTGTGCTACAGAAACACAACTCATCAAGCTGTCTTTGGATCAGGATGTAGCTCACGCTGCCATCCACCATTTCACTCCCTCTGTTACAACTCTGTTATTCGACAAAGCTGAATGGTGTGCACTGCTCATCCCTGAGAGCCACGTCATTACTTATGTTGCAGAAAAGTATCCACCCGATTGCAATAGCGTTCCGCTATTCATTCATAACTGCACATTTCTGATTTAAATCGTTTATGTATATTGGCTTTTACGATATTTGTTAAAGTATTGTAAAACTATTGCCATGCCCTTTTTGTTTCCATACAGAATCGAGGAGCAAGCAGTATAGCTTTCTATTATCCAAATATATCATATACATAACGATTAAAACAATTCAGAAAATGAAAAATCTATTCAACAAAAGTATCATTATACTTTTCAGTCTTACTCTTACATTTGCTACTACCAATTGTGTTTACGCTCAACAATCGGGCATGAAAGCCCACCACGCATCTCACGCCGACGCCATGACGGGAGCCACATCCGAGATGCATATGGATGGCGCCGAGTTTAAAGATGCCAAAGTTGCAGCAATCTACAAAAGCTACCATGCTCTTTACGAAGCATTGGCTACGGACAATCTGCAAGCAGCACAGAAAGCAGCTGTTTCCTTATCGGCAACAGCCAAAGCGGTTTCCGGCGCAACCGGTATCGCCGCCGGTGCAAAAAAAGTAGCTTCGGCTAAAACCATTGAAGCGCAACGCAAAGAGTTTTCTGCTATCAGCAGTGACATGATTGCACTATTCAAGAAAGGTGTACTGAAAAAAGGAGAAGTTTATGCAGCCTTTTGCCCCATGGCCAATGGCGGACAAGGAGCCTACTGGTTGACAAGTGAAAAGAAGATAGCCAATCCTTACTACGGCAGCAAAATGTCGGGTTGTGGCAGCATCAAAGAGACCCTGAAATAAAAGGTCTCTCTTTCCGGATTGTTTTCATCACTTGTTTCACTTAAAATCAGTAACACATGATTAATAAAATCATTCGTTATTTCCTTGAAAACAGGCTGGTTACGATGCTCTTATTAGTGTTGGTTGTGGTGTGGGGTATCTCTACCTCACCCTTCAACTGGCATGGGGGAATCATTCCCAGAGACCCGATACCGGTAGATGCTATTCCCGATATCGGTGATAACCAGCAAATTGTGGCTACCGAATGGATGGGGCGTTCGCCCAAAGACATTCAAGACCAGATTACGTATCCCTTAACGACTTCCTTACTGGGCATTCCGGGTGTAAAGACCATCCGTAGTACTTCCATGTTCGGCATGTCGTTCATCTATATTATTTTCAATGACGATGTAGAGTTCTACTGGAGTCGTTCGCGAGTATTGGAGAAACTTAATTCCTTGCCCAAAGGTACGTTGCCCGAAGGAGTGCAGCCATCGCTTGGGCCTGATGCAACGGCTTTAGGGCAGATTTATTGGTATACGCTCGAAGGGCGAAATCCCAAAACCGGCAAACCCACCGGAGGTTGGGATGCCCAAGAGCTACGCACCATTCAGGACTTCTACGTAAAGTATTCGCTTTCATCGGCCGAAGGCGTATCCGAAGTCAGCTCCGCCGGAGGTTTTGTTAAAGAGTATCAGATTGAGCTTAACCCCGATGCCATGCGGGCATTCAACGTATCGGTGATGGATATCATGGATGCTGTTAAGAAAAGCAACCTTGACATCGGTGCCGAAACGATGGAAATCAACAAGGTGGAATACCTTATTCGTGGCTTGGGGTATGTTAAGAACATCTCGGACTTAGAGAATGCGGTGATCACCGTACGCAAGGGGGCACCTGTTCGCATTTCAGACGTGGCCTTTGTCAACATTGGTCCCGGCACGCGTAGAGGCGGACTGGATAAGGAAGGGGTTGAGGCCGTAGGTGGAGTCGTTGTGGCCCGCTATGGGTCTAATCCGCTGCAGGTGATAAACAATGTGAAGGCTAAAATCAAAGAAATGGAAGCGGGGTTGCCGCAAAAGACATTGGCAGACGGCACTGTTTCTAAAGTGACAGTCGTTCCCTTCTATGATCGCACAGGGTTGATAAAAGAAACAATCGGTACGTTGGAAACCTCGCTTACCCACGAAATTCTGATCTGTATCATCGTTATCATTGTGTTGGTGCTCAATCTCCGATCGTCTATCATCATAGCCGGCATGCTGCCCATAGCGGTATTGTCTACGTTCATCATTATGCGCTATACGGGAGTGGCGGCCAATATAGTGGCTCTATCGGGCATTGCCATTGCCATCGGAGTGATGGTGGATGTGGGGGTAGTCTTCGTGGAGAGCATTATTCGCTACATGGAGATGCCCGAAAACAAAGGTATCAGAGGTGGAAAGAAGTTCGTGAATCTGATTTATCAGGCCGTAAGCGAAGTGTCCAGTGCCATTGCTACTGCCATGACTACCACGATCGTCAGTTTCCTGCCGGTATTCGCCATGCAGGCGCAAGAAGGTAAACTGTTTACTCCGTTGGCTTATACAAAATCGTACGCACTGGTATCTGCCTTCGTGTTGGGACTTATTGTGCTCCCTACCCTTGCCTACTATCTGTTTTCCATTAAGGTAAATTCCCGGCTCATTCGCAAAGGGCTCAACTATGTACTGGTTGTTGGGGGCATTGTTTTATCCGTCGTTTATGGAAGTCTTCCTGCTTTGGGACTGGTGGCAGTAGGGATCAATAACCTCACCGCCAATTATTGGAAAAATCCGAAATACAGCATCTATATAAATATAGGCATTGCACTCGTGGTGGCTATCTTTTATCTGTCCGGTGCCTGGTTGCCCATGGGGCCTCAGAAAGGATTTTTTTCTAACGCACTATTCGTAGCGGGCTGTATAGCTATCATTCTAAGCATCTTGTGGACACTCGTTCTTTACTACGAACGCATCTTGCGTTGGTGCCTGGCTCACAGATGGCAGTTTATGCTTATTCCTACCACTACCATTGTTTTTGGCATTGTGATATGGATTGGTTTCAATAGTACTTTCGGGTTCGTAGCTTCGGGCTTTGAGGCTGTAGGATGGAACAGCTTCCGGCAAACGAGTGTGTGGCAGGCGGCATCGAAAACTTTTCCGGGTGTGGGACAGGAGTTTATGCCTTCGCTCAATGAAGGTTCATTCTTGCTGATGCCTACCAGTATGCCTCATACGGGAGTGGAACAGAATCTGGAATACATCAAAACGCTGGATAAACGTCTGACCGCTATTCCCGAAGTAGAAGTAGCCGTAGGTAAATGGGGACGAAGTAATTCGGCACTCGACCCCGCACCGATTCAGATGTTCGAAAACACCATTAACTACCGCCCGGAATATATTCTGGATGAAGACGGTCAGCGCGAAAGGTTTAAGGTGAACGGGAAAGGTGCTTATCTGCTAAAGGGAGGCAATACCTATAATCCGTCCGATGGTTTCCGCCGCATACCGGCAGACAGTTTAATTCCGGATGAGCATGGAGATTACTTCCGCCAATGGCGACCGAAAATAAAGAATGCAAACGATATCTGGCAGGAGATTGTAAACGTAACGCATTTGCCGGGAGTTACTTCCGCACCGAAGCTTCAACCCATCGAAGCCCGGTTGGTAATGCTATCTACAGGTATGCGTGCTCCCATGGGGCTTAAAATATACGGTCCCGACCTCGAAACTATTGAGCAAGGGGGAAAAGCCATGGAGAAAGCATTAAAGTCTGTGCCGTCGGTTATTCCGTCTTCCGTGTTCTACGACCGTGCCGTGGGTGCTCCTTATCTGGAGATTAAGCTCAACAGAGAGAACATGGCCCGTTATGGGATAAAGGTTACCGACTTGCAAGAGATATTGAGCGCTGCCGTGGGAGGTATGGTACTGAGCAAAACAGTCGAAGGACGGGAACGTTTTCCCATCCGCCTGCGTTATGCCCGCGAACTGCGGAATAGCCCCGAAGAATTGTCTGCATTGCTGATTCCCACCGCTACCGGTGCACAAATTCCGCTGAAAGAAGTAGCGGATATACAGTACACGAAAGGCGCACAAATGATTCAAAGTGAGAACACTTTCCTGGTGGGATATGTGATATTCGACAAGCAAGCCGGAAAAGCCGAAGTGAATGTGGTGAACGAAGCTCAAAAGGTGCTCAAACAGAAGATAGCCAGCGGAGAGTTAAAGCTACCCAAAGGCGTAAGCTATAAGTTTGCAGGCAACTACGAGCAACAAGAACGAGCCACCAGTCGCCTGCTCATTGTGGTTCCGCTTGCCCTGCTCATTGTTTTGCTGGTACTTTACTTCCAGTTCAGAACCGTAACCGCTTCGCTGATCCATTTCTCGGGTGTCTTTGTAGCATTCGCAGGAGGTTTCATCTTGTTGTGGCTTTATGGGCAAGACTGGTTTATGAACTTCTCTGTGGGAGGAGAAAATATGCGCGACCTCTTCCAGATGCACACCATCAACCTCAGTGTAGCCGTCTGGGTAGGATTCATCGCTCTGTTTGGGGTAGCTACGGATGATGGGGTATTGATGGGAACATACATACATCAAACCTTTCTTCACAAGAATCCGCAGAGTAAACACGAGATTCGCGAAGCAGTGATAGAAGCCGGGTTGAAGCGTGTTCGCCCTGCTGCAATGACCACAGCCACCACGCTCATTGCTCTGCTGCCCGTACTGACCTCTACCGGAAAAGGTGCCGACATCATGATACCGATGGCCATACCAACCTTTGGCGGCATGCTCATCCAATCCATGACCATGTTCGTGGTACCCGTACTTCAATGCTGGTGGCGCGAAGGTGCTATTAAAAAGAATATAAAAATGCAGGAGGAAACAAATGATGAAGAATAAAAACCTAAAACGTTTCTTATCCGGTGGATTAGTATTGATGCTAACCATACTGGCGGGTCATGCGCAACAGGCAGACAGCCTTTCTCATTATCTGGAAACGGCAGCTCGCAATAATCCGCTTATCAATGCCGACTTTGCGAGTTACAAGGCTTCCGTGGAGAAAGTAACGCAAGCAGGCGCATACCCCGACCCGGAACTCGAAATCGGTTTCTTCCTCAAACCGATGGAAGTGGTAAACGGAAAGCAATTAGCCAATTTTACGCTGATGCAAATGTTCCCTTGGTTTGGCACACGCGGTGCTGCCCGTAGCGAAGCTACTCAAATGACTAAAATGGCCTACGAGAAGTT containing:
- a CDS encoding outer membrane beta-barrel family protein, translating into MRRIVVLFLFVLSVFTVSAESAKGGQIVGKVIDAGSKQPLEFANVSLRKTGSKEFIKGTVTNETGSFQMDGVNNGAYIIGITVVGYTPFEKQITIGASQKNINLKNILLKEDTQMLGEVQVVGQRSQMKFEIDRKVFNVDQSLATTGGSASDVLSNIPSVEVDPEGEVSLRGNTSVTVWINGKESGLSAENRAQILEQLPAESIERVEVITNPSAKYNPEGTAGIINIVLKENRKAGYYGSVQAGVDTKGGYNASANINYSSGKWETFANLGRRYRKRDGSGYTDRTNLAEDGSTSSYLNQLRSDENYGGPYYARAGATYHMTKKDQFGVNGFGMIGSGKETDWLNYSGNIPQSYVNSLRVSEENNDINIGDIELNYKRDFSEKSNLDVTASYNIMTRNPKSFFNQTSTFADGHETSSFQRQNNNVNRKKWELQVDYVNEFGNQNKFEAGYKGDFSKEKSPVETYSGTSEASAVFDENLYNHFVYDQDVHALYTTYSKKIDKLAIQVGLRGEYTRTNTNSLAYGQTNADQPPYKDNYFSLYPSAFISYELPANNELQLNYTRRVSRPWGNQLNPFMDLTDSTNISYGNPYLVPQYSNSLELNYIKNWENHTLSASLYYRNTNNVIQQVSYREGDIMKRTYDNIAKTQSAGTELILKNSLFRFLDLTTTLNFYYNKLDGFTYLPTGATEPIIGQPDEDFSWSGRMIANVMLPYGVSLQATGNYNSRQIVAQGYTDANHTIDLGLRKSFLDRKLSLTINTRDILNSRKRLTVTSGSGFSQESMFARSGRIVGFTLTYNFGNMKNNAKRDQKQNQQQQDSDDNSIEEGI
- a CDS encoding MFS transporter, which produces MKYTLREGEGLPSSILWLMTIGAGLVVANLYYNQPLLGMMGREFNISESKANLISMFTQVGYAVGLLFIVPLGDKFKRRPVLAFDFLLLVLALLGIAVSPTIGIALFASLFIGICSVVPQMFVPIAAQLSTPETKGKNIGIVMSGLLTGILASRVISGLVGQYWGWREMYYIVVVLMVGYGLLVVWKLPDIKPTFKGTYVGLMKSIVFYARTQPVLRLSAIRGALAFSAFLAFWTTLVFHLERAPFYAGSDIAGTLGLLGIGGALIASVAGRFSHKLGENNIISAGLLLMFSGWLICWVGGYSYIGLIIGIVLLDMGMQCVQISNQVIIYSLCPEATNRVNTVFMTTYFIGGALGTFIAGKAWQYFAWEGVAASGLLILTTALVIHWSFSPKFVQGHRVKR
- a CDS encoding DUF3347 domain-containing protein, coding for MKNLFNKSIIILFSLTLTFATTNCVYAQQSGMKAHHASHADAMTGATSEMHMDGAEFKDAKVAAIYKSYHALYEALATDNLQAAQKAAVSLSATAKAVSGATGIAAGAKKVASAKTIEAQRKEFSAISSDMIALFKKGVLKKGEVYAAFCPMANGGQGAYWLTSEKKIANPYYGSKMSGCGSIKETLK
- a CDS encoding efflux RND transporter permease subunit; the protein is MINKIIRYFLENRLVTMLLLVLVVVWGISTSPFNWHGGIIPRDPIPVDAIPDIGDNQQIVATEWMGRSPKDIQDQITYPLTTSLLGIPGVKTIRSTSMFGMSFIYIIFNDDVEFYWSRSRVLEKLNSLPKGTLPEGVQPSLGPDATALGQIYWYTLEGRNPKTGKPTGGWDAQELRTIQDFYVKYSLSSAEGVSEVSSAGGFVKEYQIELNPDAMRAFNVSVMDIMDAVKKSNLDIGAETMEINKVEYLIRGLGYVKNISDLENAVITVRKGAPVRISDVAFVNIGPGTRRGGLDKEGVEAVGGVVVARYGSNPLQVINNVKAKIKEMEAGLPQKTLADGTVSKVTVVPFYDRTGLIKETIGTLETSLTHEILICIIVIIVLVLNLRSSIIIAGMLPIAVLSTFIIMRYTGVAANIVALSGIAIAIGVMVDVGVVFVESIIRYMEMPENKGIRGGKKFVNLIYQAVSEVSSAIATAMTTTIVSFLPVFAMQAQEGKLFTPLAYTKSYALVSAFVLGLIVLPTLAYYLFSIKVNSRLIRKGLNYVLVVGGIVLSVVYGSLPALGLVAVGINNLTANYWKNPKYSIYINIGIALVVAIFYLSGAWLPMGPQKGFFSNALFVAGCIAIILSILWTLVLYYERILRWCLAHRWQFMLIPTTTIVFGIVIWIGFNSTFGFVASGFEAVGWNSFRQTSVWQAASKTFPGVGQEFMPSLNEGSFLLMPTSMPHTGVEQNLEYIKTLDKRLTAIPEVEVAVGKWGRSNSALDPAPIQMFENTINYRPEYILDEDGQRERFKVNGKGAYLLKGGNTYNPSDGFRRIPADSLIPDEHGDYFRQWRPKIKNANDIWQEIVNVTHLPGVTSAPKLQPIEARLVMLSTGMRAPMGLKIYGPDLETIEQGGKAMEKALKSVPSVIPSSVFYDRAVGAPYLEIKLNRENMARYGIKVTDLQEILSAAVGGMVLSKTVEGRERFPIRLRYARELRNSPEELSALLIPTATGAQIPLKEVADIQYTKGAQMIQSENTFLVGYVIFDKQAGKAEVNVVNEAQKVLKQKIASGELKLPKGVSYKFAGNYEQQERATSRLLIVVPLALLIVLLVLYFQFRTVTASLIHFSGVFVAFAGGFILLWLYGQDWFMNFSVGGENMRDLFQMHTINLSVAVWVGFIALFGVATDDGVLMGTYIHQTFLHKNPQSKHEIREAVIEAGLKRVRPAAMTTATTLIALLPVLTSTGKGADIMIPMAIPTFGGMLIQSMTMFVVPVLQCWWREGAIKKNIKMQEETNDEE